Proteins encoded together in one Acanthopagrus latus isolate v.2019 chromosome 19, fAcaLat1.1, whole genome shotgun sequence window:
- the pabpn1 gene encoding polyadenylate-binding protein 2 isoform X1: MAEFGNGLAEESLLDSDPGHPELEDPGVGDEEPGLEEGEAAIEDPELEAIKARVREMEEEAEKLKELQNEVEKQMNLSPPPVGPVIMSIEEKMEADGRSIYVGNVDYGATAEELEAHFHGCGSVNRVTILCDKYTGHPKGFAYIEFADKESVRTAMALDESLFRGRQIKVGAKRTNRPGISTTDRGFPRARFRSRGGSFSSRARYYSGYTPPRGRGRAFRFQDQWRLTTPPQVAPAPPTVSAASLSLSAPAMHTHPILSVWGGGGGGQGDHRPAAGGIYYNSKR; this comes from the exons ATGGCGGAGTTCGGTAACGGACTGGCGGAGGAATCTCTACTAGATTCAGACCCCGGACATCCCGAGCTGGAAGACCCGGGTGTTGGTGACGAGGAACCGGGGTTAGAAGAGGGAGAGGCCGCAATTGAAGACCCG GAGCTGGAGGCAATCAAAGCCCgggtgagagagatggaggaagaggcagagaagcTGAAGGAGCTACAGAACGAGGTGGAGAAACAGATGAATCTCAGCCCCCCACCAG TCGGCCCCGTCATCATGTCCATCGAGGAAAAGATGGAAGCAGATGGCAGATCTATTTATGTCGGAAAT GTTGACTATGGTGCCACGGCAGAGGAGCTTGAGGCACATTTTCATGGCTGTGGTTCAGTAAACAGAGTCACCATCCTATGTGACAAATACACAGGGCATCCCAAGGG GTTTGCCTATATTGAGTTTGCAGACAAAGAGTCTGTTAGGACAGCCATGGCTTTGGACGAGTCCCTtttcagaggaagacagataaag GTGGGCGCCAAGAGAACAAACAGACCAGGCATCAGCACCACAGACCGCGGCTTCCCACGGGCTCGGTTCAGGTCACGGGGAGGAAGCTTCTCATCGCGTGCACGCTACTACAGCGGCTACACGCCACCCAGAGGCAGAGGACGGGCCTTCAG GTTTCAGGACCAGTGGAGGCTGACGACCCCTCCCCAGGTGGCGCCGGCCCCCCCCACTGTCTCtgcagcgtctctctctctctctgctcccgcTATGCACACTCACCCCATCCTGTCCgtgtgggggggcgggggaggggggcaggGCGACCACAGGCCCGCCGCAGGGGGCATTTACTACAACAGCAAACGCTGA
- the pabpn1 gene encoding polyadenylate-binding protein 2 isoform X2, translating to MAEFGNGLAEESLLDSDPGHPELEDPGVGDEEPGLEEGEAAIEDPELEAIKARVREMEEEAEKLKELQNEVEKQMNLSPPPVGPVIMSIEEKMEADGRSIYVGNVDYGATAEELEAHFHGCGSVNRVTILCDKYTGHPKGFAYIEFADKESVRTAMALDESLFRGRQIKVGAKRTNRPGISTTDRGFPRARFRSRGGSFSSRARYYSGYTPPRGRGRAFRGRGRTTSWYSPY from the exons ATGGCGGAGTTCGGTAACGGACTGGCGGAGGAATCTCTACTAGATTCAGACCCCGGACATCCCGAGCTGGAAGACCCGGGTGTTGGTGACGAGGAACCGGGGTTAGAAGAGGGAGAGGCCGCAATTGAAGACCCG GAGCTGGAGGCAATCAAAGCCCgggtgagagagatggaggaagaggcagagaagcTGAAGGAGCTACAGAACGAGGTGGAGAAACAGATGAATCTCAGCCCCCCACCAG TCGGCCCCGTCATCATGTCCATCGAGGAAAAGATGGAAGCAGATGGCAGATCTATTTATGTCGGAAAT GTTGACTATGGTGCCACGGCAGAGGAGCTTGAGGCACATTTTCATGGCTGTGGTTCAGTAAACAGAGTCACCATCCTATGTGACAAATACACAGGGCATCCCAAGGG GTTTGCCTATATTGAGTTTGCAGACAAAGAGTCTGTTAGGACAGCCATGGCTTTGGACGAGTCCCTtttcagaggaagacagataaag GTGGGCGCCAAGAGAACAAACAGACCAGGCATCAGCACCACAGACCGCGGCTTCCCACGGGCTCGGTTCAGGTCACGGGGAGGAAGCTTCTCATCGCGTGCACGCTACTACAGCGGCTACACGCCACCCAGAGGCAGAGGACGGGCCTTCAG gGGCCGAGGGCGAACAACATCGTGGTATTCCCCTTACTAa
- the pabpn1 gene encoding polyadenylate-binding protein 2 isoform X3 codes for MEEEAEKLKELQNEVEKQMNLSPPPVGPVIMSIEEKMEADGRSIYVGNVDYGATAEELEAHFHGCGSVNRVTILCDKYTGHPKGFAYIEFADKESVRTAMALDESLFRGRQIKVGAKRTNRPGISTTDRGFPRARFRSRGGSFSSRARYYSGYTPPRGRGRAFRFQDQWRLTTPPQVAPAPPTVSAASLSLSAPAMHTHPILSVWGGGGGGQGDHRPAAGGIYYNSKR; via the exons atggaggaagaggcagagaagcTGAAGGAGCTACAGAACGAGGTGGAGAAACAGATGAATCTCAGCCCCCCACCAG TCGGCCCCGTCATCATGTCCATCGAGGAAAAGATGGAAGCAGATGGCAGATCTATTTATGTCGGAAAT GTTGACTATGGTGCCACGGCAGAGGAGCTTGAGGCACATTTTCATGGCTGTGGTTCAGTAAACAGAGTCACCATCCTATGTGACAAATACACAGGGCATCCCAAGGG GTTTGCCTATATTGAGTTTGCAGACAAAGAGTCTGTTAGGACAGCCATGGCTTTGGACGAGTCCCTtttcagaggaagacagataaag GTGGGCGCCAAGAGAACAAACAGACCAGGCATCAGCACCACAGACCGCGGCTTCCCACGGGCTCGGTTCAGGTCACGGGGAGGAAGCTTCTCATCGCGTGCACGCTACTACAGCGGCTACACGCCACCCAGAGGCAGAGGACGGGCCTTCAG GTTTCAGGACCAGTGGAGGCTGACGACCCCTCCCCAGGTGGCGCCGGCCCCCCCCACTGTCTCtgcagcgtctctctctctctctgctcccgcTATGCACACTCACCCCATCCTGTCCgtgtgggggggcgggggaggggggcaggGCGACCACAGGCCCGCCGCAGGGGGCATTTACTACAACAGCAAACGCTGA
- the ngdn gene encoding neuroguidin translates to MAAPVDNDLIESDLPKAVQLLHTLTEQVASVTSHVRELLNQVKDGAFKTSKGLSFLDLRYHLLLFYLQDLTHLISIKTEGGKIKDSEALNRVVTIRTVLEKMRPLDQKLKYQIDKLLRTAVTGSLAENDPLQLRPNPENLISKLSESEESEGEAETKTEKKAAHSSGRKYVPPKIAAVHYDGDMTEADRKKAQAERQKRAALRSNVIQELRQQYSDAPEEIRDRRDFQSERESRDELHRKNYEESMMVRLNMPKHQKNSKKRGAMSMSGMLSGITHFGDISALTGGEGGQDGENRPKKKKKLMKKKTKRRAFKKHR, encoded by the exons ATGGCTGCCCCTGTTGACAAC GATTTAATTGAAAGTGATTTGCCCAAAGCTGTGCAGCTGTTGCATACTCTCACAGAACAG gTGGCCTCAGTTACGAGTCATGTCCGTGAGCTGCTTAATCAAGTCAAAGATGGAGCGTTTAAGACCTCAAAG GGTTTGTCTTTCTTGGACCTTCGCTACCACCTGCTGCTCTTCTACCTTCAAGACCTCACTCACCTGATCAGCATCAAAACAGAAGGaggcaaaataaaagacagtgaAGCCTTGAACAGAGTGGTCACCATCAGAACG gtgctggaGAAGATGCGACCACTAGACCAAAAGCTCAAGTACCAGATTGATAAACTACTGCGCACAGCTGTCACTGGCAGTTTAG cTGAAAATGATCCGCTGCAGCTGCGACCTAATCCTGAGAATCTCATCAGCAAA TTGAGTGAATCTGAGGAGTCCGAAGGCGAAGCTGAGACTAAGACGGAGAAGAAAGCAGCCCACTCTAGTGGCAGGAAATATGTACCACCAAAGATTGCTGCGGTGCATTATG ACGGCGACATGACTGAAGCGGACAGGAAGAAGGCTCAGGCAGAGCGTCAGAAGCGGGCGGCCCTCAGAAGCAATGTCATCCAGGAGCTGAGGCAGCAGTACAGCGATGCTCCAGAGGAGATCAGGGACAGACGAGACTTCCAGAGCGAGCGGGAGAGCCGCGATGAGCTCCACAG gAAAAATTATGAGGAGTCAATGATGGTGCGTCTCAACATGCCCAAACACCAGAAGAACAGCAAAAAGAGAGGCGCGATGTCCATGTCTGGCATGCTGAGCGGTATCACGCACTTCGGTGACATCTCGGCACTGACGGGAGGCGAGGGCGGGCAG GATGGGGAAAATCGGcccaagaaaaagaagaaactgatgaagaagaagaccaAAAGACGAG cttttaaaaagcacagaTAG
- the cebp1 gene encoding CCAAT/enhancer binding protein (C/EBP) 1 isoform X1, with protein MMSDSRVSSVIQEWAYPGQVHPHPQSLNPTTSNHAGSTNQLTQMDMISYSQSQGLVRGGSDDRVAEQMMGLSYLPYTTPCLSNTSSSGSTNHSQSHVSTQQDFSSFLLPALRAPVNKRSISKDSTEYRLRRERNNIAVRKSRDKARRRILLTQQRAQQLQEENQKLQMRIGQLTQELDTLKHILSQRHLHGAEDGAAGESNI; from the exons ATG ATGTCTGATTCCAGGGTGTCCTCTGTCATCCAGGAGTGGGCATACCCGGGTCAGGTCCACCCACACCCCCAGAGCCTGAACCCTACCACTTCCAACCACGCTGGCTCGACCAATCAGCTGACCCAGATGGACATGATATCGTACAGCCAGTCTCAGGGACTGGTGAGAGGGGGCAGCGATGACAGAGTGGCTGAGCAGATGATGGGACTGTCCTACCTGCCGTACACCACCCCCTGTCTCAGCAACACCTCGAGCTCGGGGAGCACAAACCACAGCCAAAGCCACGTCAGCAcccagcag gacttctcctccttcctcctgccgGCTCTGCGGGCCCCGGTCAACAAGAGGAGCATCAGCAAGGACAGCACGGAGTACCGCCTGCGACGCGAGAGGAACAACATCGCTGTGAGGAAGAGCCGGGACAAGGCCCGCAGGAGGATCCTGCTGACCCAGCAGAGggcccagcagctgcaggaggaaaaccagAAGCTGCAGATGAGGATAGGGCAGCTGACACAGGAGCTGGACACTCTCAAACACATCCTGTCACAGCGGCACCTGCACGGAGCCGAGGACGGAGCGGCAGGAGAGTCTAACATTTAG
- the cebp1 gene encoding CCAAT/enhancer binding protein (C/EBP) 1 isoform X2, which translates to MSDSRVSSVIQEWAYPGQVHPHPQSLNPTTSNHAGSTNQLTQMDMISYSQSQGLVRGGSDDRVAEQMMGLSYLPYTTPCLSNTSSSGSTNHSQSHVSTQQDFSSFLLPALRAPVNKRSISKDSTEYRLRRERNNIAVRKSRDKARRRILLTQQRAQQLQEENQKLQMRIGQLTQELDTLKHILSQRHLHGAEDGAAGESNI; encoded by the exons ATGTCTGATTCCAGGGTGTCCTCTGTCATCCAGGAGTGGGCATACCCGGGTCAGGTCCACCCACACCCCCAGAGCCTGAACCCTACCACTTCCAACCACGCTGGCTCGACCAATCAGCTGACCCAGATGGACATGATATCGTACAGCCAGTCTCAGGGACTGGTGAGAGGGGGCAGCGATGACAGAGTGGCTGAGCAGATGATGGGACTGTCCTACCTGCCGTACACCACCCCCTGTCTCAGCAACACCTCGAGCTCGGGGAGCACAAACCACAGCCAAAGCCACGTCAGCAcccagcag gacttctcctccttcctcctgccgGCTCTGCGGGCCCCGGTCAACAAGAGGAGCATCAGCAAGGACAGCACGGAGTACCGCCTGCGACGCGAGAGGAACAACATCGCTGTGAGGAAGAGCCGGGACAAGGCCCGCAGGAGGATCCTGCTGACCCAGCAGAGggcccagcagctgcaggaggaaaaccagAAGCTGCAGATGAGGATAGGGCAGCTGACACAGGAGCTGGACACTCTCAAACACATCCTGTCACAGCGGCACCTGCACGGAGCCGAGGACGGAGCGGCAGGAGAGTCTAACATTTAG